A window of Formosa sp. Hel1_31_208 contains these coding sequences:
- a CDS encoding dimethylarginine dimethylaminohydrolase family protein has protein sequence MKLNIQNETARLRAVILGTAESNGPTPALEEAYDPKSMEHIKAGTYPKEADMIEEMKAVANVLKKYDVKVYRPEVIEDYNQIFARDISFVIEDKIIIANILPDRKREVEATEYVWKNVAKENRIILPDECHVEGGDVMLWNDYIFIGTYSGEDYSDYITARTNMDAVIAIQELFPHKIVKAFELRKSNTDPRENALHLDCCFQPIGKDKAILHKNGFLVESEYQWLLDFFGKENVFEITKDEMYQMYSNVFSISEEVIISERNFKRLNNWLREQGFTVEEVPYAEIAKQEGLLRCSTMPLIRD, from the coding sequence ATGAAACTAAACATTCAAAACGAAACAGCTCGCCTTCGTGCCGTCATTTTAGGAACAGCCGAAAGTAATGGTCCGACACCTGCATTGGAAGAAGCCTATGATCCAAAATCTATGGAACATATCAAAGCAGGTACTTACCCTAAAGAAGCCGATATGATCGAAGAGATGAAAGCTGTTGCTAATGTTTTGAAAAAATATGATGTTAAGGTTTATCGTCCAGAAGTCATCGAAGACTACAACCAGATTTTTGCTCGTGATATTTCCTTTGTGATTGAAGACAAGATTATTATTGCTAATATATTACCAGATCGAAAGCGAGAAGTAGAAGCAACAGAGTATGTATGGAAAAACGTGGCTAAAGAAAACCGTATCATTTTACCAGACGAGTGTCATGTAGAAGGCGGAGACGTTATGCTATGGAATGACTACATTTTTATAGGTACTTATTCAGGAGAGGACTATTCAGATTATATTACAGCACGAACCAATATGGATGCGGTGATTGCTATTCAAGAATTGTTTCCACACAAAATCGTTAAGGCTTTTGAATTACGTAAATCCAATACAGATCCACGCGAGAATGCCTTGCATTTAGATTGTTGTTTTCAACCCATTGGTAAAGATAAAGCCATTCTTCACAAAAATGGATTTTTAGTAGAAAGCGAATATCAGTGGCTGTTAGATTTCTTTGGAAAGGAAAACGTCTTTGAAATCACTAAAGATGAAATGTATCAAATGTATAGCAACGTGTTTTCAATTTCCGAAGAGGTCATCATTTCTGAGCGCAATTTTAAACGTCTAAACAATTGGTTACGCGAGCAAGGATTCACCGTAGAAGAGGTGCCATATGCCGAAATAGCGAAGCAAGAAGGTTTGCTGCGTTGCTCAACAATGCCACTAATTAGAGACTAA
- a CDS encoding sulfite oxidase, translated as MKRRDFVKKATLSSFAVLIGTELVFGSQMLDGYIPLALQDPDPFKLFNKHKDMVILNDKPWNIEAQAHLLDDKITPNSCMFIRNNGLVPEDIDAKTWTLTIDGESVKTQKTYTLAELKSKFERHTYQLAIECGGNGRAEFDPPAKGNQWTIGAIHCASWTGVRLRDVLEDAGIKSSAVYIGYHAVDKHLSMDPKKEPISRGCPMSKALQDETLLAFQMNGEDIPLIHGYPLRLVAGGWPASVSGKWVNRISIRNKVHDGTKMTGTAYRVPCEPVAPGEKVKDEDMCIIESMPVKSLITYPKSGAMIKKGKTLKIRGHAWAGELEVSKMEYSIDFGSTWSNCNIEKPANRLAWQHFSATVDFPKTGYYEVWAKATDSNGTAQPMILPGWNPKGYLNNACHRIAVKVK; from the coding sequence TTGAAAAGAAGAGATTTCGTAAAAAAAGCAACATTAAGTTCATTTGCAGTACTTATTGGCACCGAGCTTGTATTTGGTTCTCAAATGCTAGACGGTTATATCCCTTTGGCATTGCAGGATCCTGATCCGTTTAAACTATTTAATAAGCATAAAGACATGGTTATCTTAAATGATAAACCATGGAATATCGAAGCACAGGCACATTTGTTGGATGATAAAATCACTCCAAATTCATGTATGTTCATTAGAAATAACGGATTGGTACCAGAAGATATTGATGCTAAAACTTGGACCCTCACCATTGATGGTGAGTCTGTTAAGACTCAAAAAACATATACTCTGGCCGAATTGAAATCAAAGTTCGAACGGCACACCTATCAATTAGCCATAGAGTGTGGTGGTAACGGACGTGCTGAATTTGATCCGCCAGCAAAAGGAAATCAATGGACTATTGGTGCTATACACTGTGCCTCTTGGACAGGTGTGCGTTTACGGGATGTATTAGAAGATGCAGGTATTAAAAGTAGTGCGGTTTATATTGGATATCACGCTGTGGATAAACATCTCAGTATGGATCCTAAAAAAGAACCAATTTCTAGAGGTTGTCCAATGTCAAAAGCCCTACAAGATGAAACACTATTAGCTTTTCAAATGAATGGTGAAGATATTCCACTAATCCATGGATATCCGCTGCGCTTGGTTGCAGGAGGTTGGCCAGCTTCAGTCTCTGGCAAGTGGGTGAATAGAATTAGTATTCGCAATAAAGTGCACGATGGCACAAAAATGACAGGCACCGCTTACCGAGTTCCTTGCGAGCCCGTTGCACCTGGAGAAAAAGTAAAAGATGAAGATATGTGCATCATAGAATCTATGCCTGTAAAATCATTGATTACCTATCCTAAATCTGGAGCAATGATTAAAAAAGGAAAAACTTTAAAAATTAGAGGTCATGCTTGGGCCGGCGAATTAGAGGTTTCCAAAATGGAATATTCTATAGATTTTGGTTCGACTTGGAGCAACTGTAATATTGAAAAACCAGCAAACCGATTGGCTTGGCAACATTTTTCAGCTACTGTTGATTTTCCAAAAACGGGTTACTATGAGGTTTGGGCAAAAGCGACAGATAGCAATGGAACGGCACAACCTATGATTTTGCCAGGATGGAATCCAAAAGGCTATCTAAATAATGCCTGCCATAGAATAGCGGTAAAAGTAAAATAA
- a CDS encoding sterol desaturase family protein: MEKYLDAFINAFQGTLDWTWKSIIFEVPWYTNYFWGLIAISLFVWLLEIAFPWRKDQSIFRRDFWLDAFYMFFNFFMFSIVISGVYEIIGLLFGEINVTAKSLALFDISQWAPALQLFVFFIILDFVQWFTHVLLHRYGFLWKFHKVHHSVKEMGFAAHLRYHWMENIFYKPLKTFGVMIIGGFEPGQAFIVHFITIAIGHLNHANIKITWGPLKYIFNNPVMHLYHHAYVLPEGKHGVNYGISLSLWDYIFKTNYIPEDSGTIEIGFKGDDKFPKDFIGQNTYGFKKGQR, translated from the coding sequence ATGGAAAAGTATTTAGACGCATTTATTAATGCCTTTCAAGGCACATTAGATTGGACATGGAAATCTATCATTTTTGAAGTGCCATGGTACACCAATTATTTTTGGGGACTTATAGCCATTTCACTTTTTGTATGGCTTTTAGAAATCGCCTTTCCGTGGCGAAAGGATCAATCGATATTTAGACGTGACTTTTGGCTAGACGCCTTTTATATGTTCTTTAATTTCTTCATGTTCTCCATCGTAATTAGTGGTGTTTACGAGATTATAGGATTGCTTTTTGGCGAAATTAATGTTACTGCTAAAAGTCTAGCACTTTTTGACATCTCACAATGGGCACCTGCTTTACAGTTGTTCGTATTCTTTATTATACTTGATTTTGTACAGTGGTTTACGCATGTCTTATTGCATAGATATGGTTTTCTTTGGAAGTTTCATAAAGTACACCATAGTGTCAAGGAAATGGGATTTGCTGCGCATTTAAGATACCACTGGATGGAGAACATATTTTATAAACCTCTTAAGACTTTTGGCGTTATGATAATTGGTGGTTTTGAGCCAGGACAAGCCTTTATCGTTCACTTTATAACCATTGCTATTGGTCATTTGAACCATGCTAATATTAAAATTACTTGGGGACCATTAAAGTATATTTTCAATAATCCGGTAATGCATTTATACCACCATGCTTATGTATTGCCTGAAGGAAAACATGGGGTGAATTATGGGATAAGTTTAAGCCTTTGGGATTATATCTTTAAAACGAATTACATTCCTGAAGACAGTGGAACCATAGAGATTGGATTTAAAGGAGATGATAAGTTTCCTAAAGATTTTATAGGTCAAAACACCTATGGCTTTAAAAAAGGACAGCGTTGA
- a CDS encoding monoheme cytochrome C: MTKESTFRAQVNKIYQLLMVLFLLFLVAGGGLIYYANNPSAFDFSRKSEMVVTAPIEDDYDRIENGIHLRTGLLDAEGLMTVVNNCTNCHSAKLVTQNRMTAERWNATIKWMQETQNLWDLGGNQEIIVNYLVANYPPIAKGRRMSLTDIDWYELED; this comes from the coding sequence ATGACCAAAGAATCAACATTCAGAGCACAAGTAAATAAAATCTATCAATTATTGATGGTCTTATTTCTATTGTTTCTTGTGGCTGGAGGGGGATTAATATATTATGCGAATAATCCAAGTGCTTTTGACTTTAGTCGGAAATCAGAAATGGTAGTTACTGCACCTATTGAAGATGATTATGATCGTATTGAAAATGGGATTCATTTAAGAACTGGCTTATTAGATGCGGAAGGATTGATGACTGTTGTAAATAATTGCACCAATTGTCATTCGGCTAAATTAGTAACGCAAAACAGAATGACAGCCGAGCGTTGGAATGCCACAATAAAATGGATGCAAGAGACTCAAAATCTTTGGGACTTAGGTGGAAATCAAGAGATTATCGTTAATTATTTGGTTGCAAATTACCCTCCAATAGCTAAAGGTAGGCGCATGAGTTTAACAGATATAGATTGGTATGAATTGGAGGATTAA
- a CDS encoding nucleoside-triphosphatase, producing MIYILTGDINTGKSTALMKWIKGRPDVFGVLSPRDDKNHRYFLNVKTHEAFAMETTSKDEDSIIVGPYHFLKTAFKKANSIIEEAAKQQTSGFIIIDELGKLELKTEGLHKSAVSAINRTKYEAQLHTILVVRTPLIETILKHYNITNSQRLLIEELSSV from the coding sequence ATGATCTATATCTTAACAGGCGACATAAATACAGGAAAAAGTACAGCGTTGATGAAATGGATAAAAGGCAGACCAGATGTCTTTGGCGTATTAAGCCCAAGAGATGACAAGAACCATCGCTATTTTTTGAATGTTAAAACCCATGAGGCATTTGCAATGGAGACAACTTCCAAAGATGAGGATAGTATTATTGTTGGCCCTTATCATTTTTTGAAAACGGCCTTTAAAAAAGCCAATAGCATTATTGAGGAAGCTGCAAAACAGCAAACCTCAGGTTTTATTATTATTGATGAATTGGGTAAATTAGAGTTGAAAACAGAGGGTTTACATAAATCAGCAGTGTCAGCCATTAATAGAACGAAGTATGAAGCTCAACTGCATACTATTTTAGTGGTGCGAACACCATTAATTGAGACCATTTTAAAACACTATAATATCACTAATAGTCAACGTCTTCTTATTGAGGAACTGTCGAGCGTTTAA
- the carA gene encoding glutamine-hydrolyzing carbamoyl-phosphate synthase small subunit, giving the protein MKYNKRNKALILLADGTIFHGKSIGKEGSAFGEVCFNTGTTGYQEIFTDPSYYGQLMVATNAHIGNYGTKSDEVESDSIKISGLICKNFSFNYSRPAGDKSLEEFFEDYNLLAISDVDTRALVSHIRDHGAMNAVISTDVDNIEGLKKQLAEVPSMEGLELASQVSTKEPYYYGDENAKYKIAALDIGIKKNILRNFAQRDAYIKVFPYNSTFEDLEAFKPDGYFLSNGPGDPEPLVEAQAVAKEIIKRDLPLFGICLGHQVIALANGISTYKMHNGHRGINHPVKNLLTTKGEITSQNHGFAINREETEAHPDIDITHVHLNDHTVAGIKMKNKNCFSVQYHPEASPGPHDSAYLFDEFIKNIQKN; this is encoded by the coding sequence ATGAAATATAACAAACGTAATAAAGCCTTGATCCTCTTAGCCGATGGTACAATTTTTCATGGAAAATCAATCGGAAAAGAAGGGTCTGCATTTGGTGAAGTTTGTTTCAATACAGGAACAACAGGATACCAAGAAATCTTTACTGATCCTTCGTATTATGGGCAACTCATGGTGGCCACCAATGCACACATTGGAAACTATGGTACGAAATCTGACGAAGTTGAATCTGATTCAATTAAAATCTCAGGATTAATCTGTAAAAACTTTAGCTTTAATTATTCACGTCCAGCAGGTGATAAGTCTTTAGAAGAGTTCTTTGAAGACTATAATCTTTTAGCCATATCAGATGTCGATACTAGAGCACTAGTAAGTCATATTAGAGATCATGGTGCCATGAATGCAGTAATTTCAACCGATGTAGATAATATTGAAGGTCTTAAGAAACAACTCGCTGAAGTGCCAAGTATGGAAGGTCTTGAATTAGCATCTCAGGTGTCTACAAAAGAACCCTACTATTACGGTGATGAAAATGCAAAGTATAAAATCGCAGCTTTAGATATCGGTATCAAAAAGAACATTCTTCGCAATTTTGCGCAACGCGACGCTTATATTAAAGTGTTTCCATACAACTCAACTTTCGAAGATTTAGAAGCATTCAAACCAGATGGTTATTTCTTGTCTAATGGACCAGGAGATCCAGAGCCTTTAGTTGAGGCACAAGCTGTGGCTAAAGAGATTATCAAACGAGATTTACCATTATTCGGAATTTGTTTAGGTCATCAAGTTATTGCATTGGCAAACGGAATTTCAACCTATAAAATGCATAATGGACACCGAGGAATTAACCATCCTGTAAAAAATCTATTGACGACTAAAGGTGAGATTACCTCCCAAAATCATGGTTTTGCTATCAACAGAGAAGAAACGGAAGCACATCCAGATATAGATATTACACACGTGCATTTAAATGACCATACAGTAGCAGGAATCAAAATGAAAAACAAGAATTGCTTTTCGGTACAATATCATCCTGAAGCGAGTCCTGGACCTCATGACTCTGCCTATTTATTTGATGAATTTATCAAGAACATTCAAAAAAACTAA
- the eno gene encoding phosphopyruvate hydratase, with the protein MSIIINIHARQILDSRGNPTVEVDVMTENGILGRAAVPSGASTGEHEAVELRDGGNEYMGKGVSKAVNNVNAIIAQELLGVSVFEQNMIDRLMIEIDGTPNKSRLGANAILGVSLAVAKAAAHELNMPLYRYVGGVSANTLPVPMMNIINGGSHSDAPIAFQEFMVMPVKAKNFSHAMQMGTEIFHNLKKVLHDRGLSTAVGDEGGFAPNLEGGTEDALDTIAKAVSNAGYTLGDDVMIALDCAAAEFYVDGKYDYTKFEGDSGVIRTSTEQADYIADLAKKYPIISIEDAMDENDWEGWKYLTELIGDKVQLVGDDLFVTNVERLSRGIENGIANSILIKVNQIGTLTETISAVNMAHNAGYTSVMSHRSGETEDNTIADLAVALNTGQIKTGSASRSDRMAKYNQLLRIEEELGDVAYFPQMKAFKVK; encoded by the coding sequence ATGAGCATTATAATTAATATTCATGCAAGACAAATTTTAGATTCTAGAGGAAATCCAACCGTAGAGGTAGATGTCATGACTGAAAACGGCATTTTAGGAAGAGCAGCTGTACCTTCAGGAGCATCTACTGGAGAACATGAAGCTGTCGAACTGAGAGACGGTGGAAACGAGTATATGGGAAAAGGTGTTTCTAAAGCGGTGAATAACGTAAATGCAATAATTGCTCAAGAACTTTTAGGGGTTTCTGTATTTGAACAGAATATGATAGATCGATTAATGATCGAGATTGATGGCACTCCAAATAAATCTAGATTAGGTGCTAATGCCATTCTTGGTGTGTCTTTAGCAGTGGCAAAAGCAGCGGCTCATGAATTAAATATGCCATTATATCGATATGTAGGTGGTGTATCTGCAAACACCTTGCCTGTTCCTATGATGAACATCATTAATGGTGGATCGCATAGTGATGCGCCAATCGCATTTCAAGAGTTTATGGTGATGCCCGTAAAGGCCAAAAACTTTTCCCATGCTATGCAAATGGGAACTGAGATTTTCCATAATTTAAAAAAAGTATTGCACGATAGAGGTTTAAGCACTGCTGTAGGTGATGAAGGTGGGTTTGCACCTAATCTTGAGGGAGGAACTGAAGATGCCCTTGATACAATTGCTAAAGCAGTTTCTAATGCAGGTTATACTTTAGGAGATGACGTGATGATTGCTTTAGATTGTGCGGCTGCCGAATTCTATGTTGATGGTAAATATGACTACACCAAATTTGAAGGCGATTCTGGAGTCATTAGAACGAGTACAGAACAAGCAGATTATATTGCTGATTTAGCAAAAAAATACCCTATTATTTCTATTGAAGATGCGATGGATGAAAACGATTGGGAAGGATGGAAATACCTAACTGAGTTAATTGGTGATAAAGTACAATTAGTTGGTGACGATTTATTTGTAACCAATGTAGAGCGTTTATCTCGAGGAATTGAAAATGGGATCGCCAATTCTATTTTAATCAAAGTGAATCAGATAGGAACCTTAACCGAAACGATTTCCGCAGTAAATATGGCACATAATGCTGGATATACTTCTGTAATGTCACACCGTTCGGGCGAAACAGAAGATAATACCATAGCTGATTTAGCGGTGGCCTTAAATACTGGTCAGATTAAAACAGGGTCAGCATCACGTAGTGATCGTATGGCGAAATACAACCAGTTATTGCGTATCGAAGAAGAATTAGGAGATGTAGCTTACTTTCCGCAAATGAAAGCGTTTAAAGTAAAATAA
- a CDS encoding DUF481 domain-containing protein, translating into MKYIQLLLILVSCNAFSQVINVESLRKASDSSKWTGSASLDASLIKNTNDIFRITNKAHVQYKDSTNLWLFVNDLNFQKIDGSSLVNRGTQHLRYNRKVSKRIKWEAFVQAQYDAISQIDFRGLLGTGPRFKLSENDNYRFYLGTLVMYEYERASNAVVERTQKDVRASAYLSFSLYPTETISIISTSYYQPKLEAFSDYRLSSNTSILFTIYKDLAFKTNFNYFYDAFPVSSAIPKTQFELTNGLLYSF; encoded by the coding sequence ATGAAATACATCCAATTACTTTTAATTTTAGTGAGTTGCAATGCTTTCTCACAGGTTATAAATGTCGAATCATTGCGTAAAGCATCAGACTCATCAAAGTGGACAGGTTCTGCGAGTCTAGATGCCTCACTAATTAAAAATACGAATGATATTTTTAGAATAACCAATAAAGCCCACGTACAATATAAAGATTCTACCAATTTGTGGCTTTTTGTAAATGATTTAAACTTTCAGAAAATAGATGGCAGCTCCTTAGTTAATAGAGGCACACAACACTTGAGATACAACAGGAAAGTTTCAAAACGAATTAAATGGGAAGCCTTTGTTCAAGCACAGTATGACGCCATATCACAAATTGATTTTAGAGGCTTATTGGGTACTGGTCCACGATTTAAACTTAGTGAGAATGATAATTATAGATTTTATTTAGGCACTTTGGTGATGTACGAATATGAACGTGCCTCTAATGCAGTTGTGGAAAGAACACAAAAAGATGTTCGAGCCAGCGCTTATCTATCGTTTAGTCTCTATCCAACAGAAACCATTAGTATCATTAGCACCAGCTATTATCAACCTAAGTTGGAAGCCTTTAGTGATTATCGATTATCTAGTAATACTTCAATTCTTTTTACCATCTACAAAGATCTGGCTTTCAAAACGAACTTCAATTATTTCTATGATGCTTTTCCTGTGAGTTCTGCAATTCCAAAGACACAGTTCGAATTGACAAATGGCTTGTTGTATTCGTTTTAA
- a CDS encoding citrate synthase: MSDKATLEINGKKYEFPLVVGSENEVAIDIKTLRGATGGVTTIDPGYKNTGSCESAITFLDGEKGILRYRGYSIEELAEKADFLEVAYLLIFGELPTQEELDQFHADIKSHSVVDDDIKKIIDAFPKSAHPMGVLSSLTSALTAFNPSSVDVDSEAEMYNAIVRILGKFPVLVAWTMRKKHGLPLDYGDDSLGYVENVLKMMFKSPNKEYEQNPILINALDKLLILHADHEQNCSTSTVRITGSSHAGLFVSLSAGISALWGPLHGGANQAVLEMLEAIKEDGGDTKKYMAKAKDKNDPFRLMGFGHRVYKNFDPRAKIIKVAADEVLADLGIEDPILDIAKGLEKEALEDPYFVDRKLYPNVDFYSGIIYRAMGIPVEMFTVMFALGRLPGWIAQWKEMRINKEPIGRPRQLYVGETYRAFKPVEKR; this comes from the coding sequence ATGTCAGATAAAGCTACACTAGAAATAAACGGGAAGAAGTACGAATTTCCATTAGTAGTAGGTTCAGAAAATGAAGTTGCTATTGATATTAAAACACTTCGTGGCGCTACCGGAGGTGTTACAACTATTGATCCAGGATATAAAAATACAGGATCTTGTGAAAGTGCTATTACCTTTTTAGATGGAGAAAAAGGTATTTTAAGATACCGAGGGTATTCTATTGAAGAACTGGCAGAAAAAGCAGACTTCTTAGAAGTGGCATATTTATTAATTTTTGGTGAATTACCTACGCAAGAAGAACTTGATCAATTCCATGCTGATATTAAATCGCATTCTGTGGTTGATGACGATATAAAGAAAATAATTGACGCCTTTCCAAAATCAGCACATCCAATGGGTGTCCTCTCGTCCCTAACAAGTGCTTTGACTGCTTTTAATCCGTCATCGGTTGATGTAGATTCTGAAGCGGAAATGTATAATGCTATTGTACGTATCTTAGGTAAGTTTCCTGTGCTCGTAGCTTGGACCATGCGTAAGAAACACGGATTGCCTCTAGATTATGGTGATGATAGTCTAGGTTATGTGGAGAATGTTCTAAAAATGATGTTTAAAAGCCCTAATAAGGAATACGAACAGAATCCAATCTTAATTAATGCCTTAGATAAATTACTTATCTTACATGCCGATCATGAGCAAAACTGTTCAACCTCTACAGTAAGAATTACAGGATCATCACACGCTGGGTTATTTGTGTCTTTATCTGCTGGAATTTCTGCACTTTGGGGACCATTGCATGGAGGCGCTAACCAAGCCGTTTTAGAAATGTTGGAAGCTATCAAGGAAGATGGTGGAGACACAAAGAAATACATGGCGAAAGCTAAAGATAAAAATGATCCGTTCCGTTTAATGGGATTTGGGCATCGCGTGTATAAGAATTTTGATCCAAGAGCAAAAATTATTAAAGTAGCTGCAGATGAGGTATTAGCAGATTTAGGGATTGAAGATCCTATTTTAGATATCGCTAAAGGTTTAGAAAAAGAAGCCTTGGAAGATCCGTACTTTGTAGATAGAAAATTATATCCAAATGTAGATTTCTACTCTGGTATTATTTACCGAGCCATGGGGATTCCCGTAGAAATGTTTACTGTAATGTTTGCATTAGGGCGTTTGCCAGGATGGATTGCACAATGGAAAGAAATGCGCATTAATAAAGAACCAATAGGTCGTCCGCGACAATTATATGTTGGTGAAACTTACAGAGCATTTAAACCTGTTGAAAAAAGATAG
- a CDS encoding sulfurtransferase produces MNWRINVLFLVLMSVACQKDKAIALDIVDYNYLIEAEELKSIINQKHIKVLDFRKIDSYNKEHIAGALHMWRTDIEDTSYPYSGMMASTSQIETLFGRLGIKTSDTIIVYDDNGLCEASRLWWILQNYDFKNIKLLHGGISEWKSINGQVTAEVPKVSPSVFRLTETPKMEYYVSKEQVNEALNTNVVLLDTRTIDEFSGYLQKKGATKGGRLPNSIHMDWAEAIHHNGDKRMRSLSDIEKIYSKLNIDKNDSIILYCHSGVRSAHTTFVLTQLLGYKNVRNYDGSWTEWSYFNDLPFESDPITLN; encoded by the coding sequence ATGAATTGGAGGATTAACGTTTTATTTTTAGTGTTAATGTCCGTGGCTTGTCAAAAAGACAAGGCAATTGCCCTTGATATTGTTGATTACAATTATTTAATCGAAGCAGAAGAATTAAAATCTATAATTAATCAGAAACATATCAAGGTGTTAGATTTTAGAAAAATTGATAGTTATAATAAAGAGCATATTGCAGGAGCTTTACACATGTGGCGTACAGATATTGAAGATACATCCTATCCCTACAGTGGCATGATGGCAAGTACATCACAAATAGAAACATTATTTGGGAGACTTGGTATTAAAACTAGTGATACAATTATAGTTTATGATGATAACGGATTGTGCGAAGCCTCAAGATTATGGTGGATATTGCAGAATTATGATTTTAAAAACATAAAACTATTACACGGTGGAATTTCAGAATGGAAGTCAATTAATGGGCAGGTAACCGCCGAAGTACCCAAGGTAAGTCCTAGTGTGTTTAGACTCACTGAAACTCCTAAAATGGAATATTATGTTTCAAAAGAGCAGGTAAATGAAGCTTTGAACACTAATGTTGTTCTTTTAGATACAAGAACCATTGATGAGTTTTCAGGTTATCTCCAAAAAAAAGGTGCTACAAAAGGAGGGCGACTTCCTAATAGTATTCATATGGATTGGGCCGAGGCAATACACCATAATGGAGACAAGCGTATGAGGTCCTTAAGCGATATAGAAAAAATCTATAGTAAATTAAATATAGATAAAAATGATTCTATAATTTTGTATTGTCATAGTGGTGTGCGATCAGCACATACTACTTTCGTACTTACTCAGTTATTAGGATATAAAAATGTAAGGAATTACGATGGGTCATGGACAGAATGGAGTTATTTCAATGATTTACCTTTTGAGAGTGATCCTATAACACTAAATTAA
- the rplQ gene encoding 50S ribosomal protein L17 — protein MRHGKKFNHLGRQTAHRKAMLANMACSLIEHKRINTTVAKAKALKQFVEPMLTKSKVDTTHNRRIVMSRLRQKDAVTELFRDVAVKIADRPGGYTRIIKLGNRLGDNADMAMIELVDYNEIYNAGKKEKKTTRRSRRGGSKATTPPVETTATNEEE, from the coding sequence ATGAGACACGGAAAGAAATTTAACCATTTAGGAAGACAAACTGCTCATAGAAAAGCGATGTTAGCTAATATGGCATGTTCGTTAATCGAGCACAAACGTATCAACACAACGGTTGCTAAAGCAAAAGCTTTAAAACAATTTGTAGAACCAATGCTTACCAAATCAAAGGTAGATACAACACACAATAGACGTATCGTTATGTCAAGATTAAGACAAAAAGATGCGGTTACTGAATTGTTTAGAGATGTTGCAGTGAAAATTGCTGATCGTCCTGGTGGTTATACAAGAATCATCAAATTAGGAAACAGACTTGGTGATAATGCAGATATGGCAATGATAGAGTTAGTAGATTACAATGAAATCTACAATGCTGGTAAGAAAGAGAAGAAAACAACACGTAGAAGCAGAAGAGGTGGTTCTAAAGCTACTACTCCTCCTGTAGAGACAACAGCAACTAACGAAGAAGAATAA